A single genomic interval of Flavobacterium sp. N2820 harbors:
- a CDS encoding phage tail tape measure protein yields the protein MSSQALSYIIQMNSNFDKVYTSFNKFATGVNTGVDNIQRKLNSVSLNAMIQNINSAADGLNSLNDPGMKLSTNMYDLQAITGVAGDKLKEIEGYARQNAKTFGGEASASAESYKLILSQLSPEIAKMPKALQSMGKEVSITSKLMGGDTVAATNVLTTAMNQYQVSLEDPIKASKEMARMNNVMAASAKEGSAELPQIAQALEQSGLAAKTAGVSFEETNAFIQVLDKNGKKGAEGGVALRNVMATLAQGRFLPKDTKAELAAAGVNIDTLTDSSLSLSDRLKPLKGIMNDQALVTKLFGKENSNAAIAMISNTDEANRLTEAVSGTNTAYEQAAIIMESPLEKNKRLKAQVDDFKISLFNGTNGLIGYASEIGNVARDVGNLMPILSGAGTVLSTLTSATKMQALWSGITTTATSIWSGAQMVLNTIMTANPIGLLVVAIGALVALVYSAIKHYDQWGSAVLFLLGPFGILINIIMSVKDHWDSIVNAFKSDGIVGGLKRIGLVLLDAVMKPLQQILEVVAKVDPTGLAQKGLDKIKAFRTANNLVTQGEKVTKGKEAADKAVIKEPKVPGVKETEGGGTGGTKDDESVKKSNQAVATGGTKHNYITITIKELNGLKDVVVSGKDAATKAGTEVADELLRVIAMAGTATG from the coding sequence ATGAGTAGCCAAGCACTAAGTTATATTATTCAAATGAATAGCAACTTTGATAAGGTGTATACCTCATTCAATAAGTTTGCTACTGGAGTAAACACTGGTGTAGATAATATTCAAAGAAAATTAAACAGCGTTAGTCTTAACGCTATGATCCAAAACATTAATTCGGCTGCAGATGGTTTAAACAGTTTAAACGATCCTGGTATGAAGTTGAGTACAAATATGTATGACCTTCAAGCCATTACTGGAGTCGCTGGCGATAAGCTAAAAGAAATTGAAGGCTATGCCCGCCAAAACGCCAAAACCTTTGGGGGTGAGGCATCGGCATCGGCAGAATCATATAAGTTAATCCTGTCGCAATTATCTCCTGAAATCGCAAAAATGCCAAAAGCTTTGCAGTCGATGGGTAAAGAGGTATCGATTACATCTAAACTTATGGGCGGGGATACTGTTGCGGCAACCAACGTTCTTACAACGGCAATGAATCAGTATCAGGTTTCTTTAGAAGACCCAATTAAGGCATCTAAAGAAATGGCACGAATGAATAACGTAATGGCAGCCTCAGCCAAAGAGGGCTCTGCGGAACTTCCACAAATTGCACAGGCATTGGAGCAATCAGGATTAGCGGCTAAAACGGCGGGAGTATCTTTTGAAGAAACAAACGCATTTATTCAGGTACTAGACAAAAACGGAAAAAAAGGAGCTGAAGGCGGAGTTGCATTGCGTAACGTAATGGCAACTTTGGCACAAGGTAGATTTTTGCCAAAAGACACCAAAGCCGAGTTAGCAGCTGCAGGAGTAAACATCGATACATTAACGGATAGCTCGCTTTCGCTTTCGGACAGATTGAAACCTTTAAAGGGTATTATGAACGACCAGGCGTTGGTAACTAAACTTTTCGGCAAAGAAAACAGTAATGCCGCAATAGCTATGATTTCCAATACCGATGAGGCAAACCGATTAACTGAGGCAGTTAGCGGAACTAATACTGCATACGAACAGGCTGCAATTATAATGGAAAGCCCATTAGAAAAGAATAAGCGATTAAAGGCGCAAGTTGATGACTTTAAAATATCGTTGTTTAACGGCACAAATGGTTTAATTGGTTACGCTTCAGAAATTGGAAACGTTGCCAGAGATGTTGGTAACCTTATGCCTATTTTATCGGGTGCGGGAACTGTGCTTTCAACTTTAACCAGTGCAACAAAGATGCAAGCGTTATGGTCTGGAATAACAACAACCGCAACTTCTATATGGTCGGGTGCTCAAATGGTTTTAAATACAATTATGACCGCTAATCCAATTGGACTTTTAGTGGTAGCAATTGGAGCTCTTGTGGCTTTAGTTTATTCCGCAATTAAACATTATGACCAGTGGGGGTCTGCGGTTCTTTTCTTACTAGGTCCTTTCGGAATATTGATAAATATTATCATGAGCGTAAAAGACCATTGGGACTCTATCGTAAACGCCTTTAAATCGGATGGAATTGTTGGAGGTCTTAAACGTATTGGACTTGTGTTATTAGATGCAGTAATGAAACCATTGCAACAAATTTTAGAGGTTGTTGCAAAAGTAGATCCAACAGGTCTCGCACAAAAAGGACTTGACAAAATCAAGGCTTTCAGAACGGCTAACAACTTGGTAACACAAGGAGAAAAAGTAACTAAAGGTAAAGAAGCCGCAGATAAAGCGGTTATAAAAGAGCCAAAAGTACCAGGAGTTAAGGAGACGGAAGGCGGAGGAACTGGAGGAACTAAAGACGATGAGTCGGTCAAAAAATCTAATCAGGCAGTTGCAACTGGAGGCACAAAACACAATTATATTACAATAACCATCAAAGAGTTAAACGGTTTAAAAGATGTTGTTGTTAGTGGGAAAGATGCGGCAACAAAAGCGGGAACCGAAGTGGCAGACGAATTATTAAGAGTTATAGCAATGGCAGGAACAGCCACAGGATAA